One segment of Salvelinus fontinalis isolate EN_2023a chromosome 12, ASM2944872v1, whole genome shotgun sequence DNA contains the following:
- the LOC129867598 gene encoding nuclear receptor coactivator 5-like isoform X1, whose translation MSSWAPGGRRPQPNPNGGSVKPLRPFRRPAPYPVREDRTDDHKDSESYGELDQHHDYSGNNMDYEGYQHQQNASPKVYNAADKRSALYQRFYKQLQEKTPADCVVLSVSNQSTDYPKSIGHCLQDRGLSVEMIYLQAESGLTRALQDVRSDGSPLCILVEQTNVALSSCTVIIFSESLKIHRNMPKDHAMDFVMAEYGRGLGERTQQKDPAETGARAAELVDDYLEREKVERHAVPSDTRQLLFFLAEGVHLYPEEMSTIAEYLRNRQDHLQATSETGDGPRPERKKMLPPGLGKPPPLLPTPSGPHGREPHPGMGEHPATPLMTPGSYPKTKPPPLLSMHQGQGLPHRPPHGPPPPRGPHGPLPRGPPHHHGPPPPRGLPQSGPMPPHGTRGAPPSLKSLHMGPQPGLLPCPGGLPPHPNTPRR comes from the exons ATGTCGTCGTGGGCACCAGGCGGCAGACGGCCTCAACCCAACCCAAATGGAGG CAGTGTTAAACCTCTTCGGCCTTTTCGAAGACCAGCACCATACCCTGTGAGAGAAGACAGGACCGACGACCACAAGGATTCTGAGAG TTACGGGGAGTTGGACCAACATCATGACTACTCCGGTAATAATATGGACTATGAAGGATATCAACATCAACAAAATG CTTCTCCCAAAGTTTACAATGCAGCTGACAAACGTAGTGCCCTCTACCAGCGGTTCTATAAGCAGCTCCAGGAGAAGACACCTGCCGACTGTGTGGTTCTGTCTGTGAGCAACCAGAGCAC GGATTACCCCAAATCTATAGGCCACTGTTTGCAGGACCGTGGCCTCTCGGTGGAAATGATTTACCTGCAGGCGGAGTCGGGCCTGACCCGGGCCCTACAAGATGTCCGCTCCGACGGTTCCCCCTTATGTATTCTCGTCGAACAGACTAACGTAGCTCTGTCCTCGTGCACAGTAATCATATTTTCAGAATCCCTCAAAA TCCACCGCAACATGCCCAAGGACCATGCCATGGACTTTGTGATGGCGGAATATGGCCGTGGGCTTGGGGAGCGGACGCAGCAGAAGGACCCTGCAGAAACAGGGGCGCGGGCGGCCGAGCTGGTGGATGactacctggagagagagaaagtggagaggCATGCTGTGCCCTCTGACACCCGCCAGCTGCTCTTCTTCCTGGCCGAGGGAGTCCACCTGTACCCCGAGGAGATGAGCACCATCGCGGAGTATCTTCGCAACCGCCAGGACCATCTGCAAG CCACGTCTGAGACTGGTGATGGCCCCCGGCCTGAGAGGAAGAAGATGTTGCCTCCAGGTTTAGGAAAACCTCCACCGCTGCTACCCACCCCCTCAGGCCCTCATGGCAGAGAGCCACACCCTGGGATGGGAGAGCACCCTGCCACCCCCCTCATGACTCCAG GCTCATACCCCAAGACCAAGCCGCCTCCACTGCTGTCCATGCACCAGGGACAGGGGCTACCTCATCGTCCCCCTCATGGTCCCCCTCCCCCTCGTGGTCCCCACGGTCCACTACCTCGAGGACCCCCACACCACCATGGCCCCCCTCCCCCCCGTGGTCTTCCACAGAGTGGCCCCATGCCCCCACACGGCACCAGAGGAGCCCCACCATCACTGAAGAGCCTTCACATGGGACCCCAGCCTGGGCTGCTCCCCTGTCCAG GTGGTCTGCCTCCACACCCTAACACACCCAGGCGCTGA
- the LOC129867598 gene encoding nuclear receptor coactivator 5-like isoform X2, with product MSSWAPGGRRPQPNPNGGVKPLRPFRRPAPYPVREDRTDDHKDSESYGELDQHHDYSGNNMDYEGYQHQQNASPKVYNAADKRSALYQRFYKQLQEKTPADCVVLSVSNQSTDYPKSIGHCLQDRGLSVEMIYLQAESGLTRALQDVRSDGSPLCILVEQTNVALSSCTVIIFSESLKIHRNMPKDHAMDFVMAEYGRGLGERTQQKDPAETGARAAELVDDYLEREKVERHAVPSDTRQLLFFLAEGVHLYPEEMSTIAEYLRNRQDHLQATSETGDGPRPERKKMLPPGLGKPPPLLPTPSGPHGREPHPGMGEHPATPLMTPGSYPKTKPPPLLSMHQGQGLPHRPPHGPPPPRGPHGPLPRGPPHHHGPPPPRGLPQSGPMPPHGTRGAPPSLKSLHMGPQPGLLPCPGGLPPHPNTPRR from the exons ATGTCGTCGTGGGCACCAGGCGGCAGACGGCCTCAACCCAACCCAAATGGAGG TGTTAAACCTCTTCGGCCTTTTCGAAGACCAGCACCATACCCTGTGAGAGAAGACAGGACCGACGACCACAAGGATTCTGAGAG TTACGGGGAGTTGGACCAACATCATGACTACTCCGGTAATAATATGGACTATGAAGGATATCAACATCAACAAAATG CTTCTCCCAAAGTTTACAATGCAGCTGACAAACGTAGTGCCCTCTACCAGCGGTTCTATAAGCAGCTCCAGGAGAAGACACCTGCCGACTGTGTGGTTCTGTCTGTGAGCAACCAGAGCAC GGATTACCCCAAATCTATAGGCCACTGTTTGCAGGACCGTGGCCTCTCGGTGGAAATGATTTACCTGCAGGCGGAGTCGGGCCTGACCCGGGCCCTACAAGATGTCCGCTCCGACGGTTCCCCCTTATGTATTCTCGTCGAACAGACTAACGTAGCTCTGTCCTCGTGCACAGTAATCATATTTTCAGAATCCCTCAAAA TCCACCGCAACATGCCCAAGGACCATGCCATGGACTTTGTGATGGCGGAATATGGCCGTGGGCTTGGGGAGCGGACGCAGCAGAAGGACCCTGCAGAAACAGGGGCGCGGGCGGCCGAGCTGGTGGATGactacctggagagagagaaagtggagaggCATGCTGTGCCCTCTGACACCCGCCAGCTGCTCTTCTTCCTGGCCGAGGGAGTCCACCTGTACCCCGAGGAGATGAGCACCATCGCGGAGTATCTTCGCAACCGCCAGGACCATCTGCAAG CCACGTCTGAGACTGGTGATGGCCCCCGGCCTGAGAGGAAGAAGATGTTGCCTCCAGGTTTAGGAAAACCTCCACCGCTGCTACCCACCCCCTCAGGCCCTCATGGCAGAGAGCCACACCCTGGGATGGGAGAGCACCCTGCCACCCCCCTCATGACTCCAG GCTCATACCCCAAGACCAAGCCGCCTCCACTGCTGTCCATGCACCAGGGACAGGGGCTACCTCATCGTCCCCCTCATGGTCCCCCTCCCCCTCGTGGTCCCCACGGTCCACTACCTCGAGGACCCCCACACCACCATGGCCCCCCTCCCCCCCGTGGTCTTCCACAGAGTGGCCCCATGCCCCCACACGGCACCAGAGGAGCCCCACCATCACTGAAGAGCCTTCACATGGGACCCCAGCCTGGGCTGCTCCCCTGTCCAG GTGGTCTGCCTCCACACCCTAACACACCCAGGCGCTGA